In Carassius carassius chromosome 2, fCarCar2.1, whole genome shotgun sequence, the DNA window tctgaagatctgagctgaatttggtgaaacattaaagttctagtcggtgtcaattactcttataataaataataataataatgtttaaaaatatgttgGTTTTCTCAAACCCAACAAAGAATACtaagaagagaaacatcattcaatttagtaagtaataaaactaatattactaatttatttcataaatttaactatattaactttcacaattatttattaatgtcacacacacacatacctagtgcctttagacttaaaagacgaaagtaataaatgttacagacatattatcatggaactgttcagtctattattgattttgatttccacttcactttgttttatccaaagagacagaactatttgacaatattcatacaatactacaacatagaaattattttaaggggtcacttgcaagtcacagcagcacgaattatgtgaccagccacatctgtttcaaatattattctaattaacagtgagtggtgatttcagacattacagttccgcactcgtactgactcttattctgcctgaaagaataaaaaaaccGAGCTGAGGGCGGAgcaattcgaccaatcagatgaaagcagcatttcaacGCCACCCACAAGTGcgcatgaaatattgaagccataaaccgatgtGTAAACCACAAAAGACAAAATGAGAAATAGAGCCAAAAACCTATTTTCCGTTTGTTAAaccagccaatcacaattgacccTTTAATTTTcagattggttgattttgtggcacacatgtaacgctgttgtaagttgagcgagcgtgtgtcaagagttgagcgcgcacagtattaagaggttgagagagagagagagggacttgacaggagcgcagagaagaagtttgtgagagagcacctgagtaaactgcgaGGGGTTATTATtgcacgttaatatggataatagcaaacaagcaaatacatttattaagcaCGGAATCGTTTTTTATTTGCTCaagcgaattttttttttatgcgattgttaatttctgttcaaaatgtaATGTGCCTGCCAAATAtggttctctgtgctcaaaacttacaattactcgctcaggattgaggcacaaaaataacgccatagaAAACAGTCATTGTCCTATGTTCTTCTTGCTAAAGGACGTGGACGTGCCCCTCGTGGTAGATGCACTGGCCCACCCATGGCCCAAAGTGCTGCTGTATGCTTTTCCTCACTTGTGCCTGATAATCCCCACACTGGCCTGGGTGAGAAAGAAGAGCTTATCTCTTATTCTGATAAAACCCAGGTGGCCCAAAGCACCCTGGCTGGGAGAGATAATCCCTCTGTTGTATGCCCAACCATGGAGTCTCCCCCTAAGCACGGACCTATTGTCTCAAGCCCACAGGAAAATGTATCACCCACACCCAAACAGGGTGACTCTATGGGCCTGGCCAATGAGAGGACAAACTTAAAAGCACTAGGGCTTCCCCCGCGTGTGCTTGCTACTATTGAGAATACCAGGGCCATCTCTTCACTGTCCTTATATTGTTGTAAGTGGCAAGTGTTTGAAGGGTGGTGTGATGGACATAACATCAGTGCTCAGTTTCTGATATTTTGTGTTTCTTACAAAACCTTATGGATAAAGGCAAGTCTTTTCCCACTATCAAGGTCTACCTGGCTGATATTTCTGCCTGTCATGTGGGTTTGGAGGGCTCAACGGTTAGACAGCATAATTTAATTTGCAGATTTATAAGGGGTGCTCATTGTTCTTTGCAAGTGATCAGGAGGACTGTTTCTGAATGGGATCTCTCCATGGTGCTGGAGGCTCTGTCTCAATGTCCTTTTGAGCCCCTGGGAAGAATTTCCCTGAAGCTGCTGTCCTTCAAGACGGCTTTGCTCTTGGCCTTGGTATCAGCTAAACATGACAGTGAGCTTCATGCACTCTCAGTTTATACCTGTGTTCTGTGTGTgcatcagggttgccaggtatATGATTATGGGACGTGTCAGGCACTGCCACTTGGGGAGACCGTCCTTCTCTGGCTTACAGAACCTTACCAGAACTGCTGTTCTAGGCAATCGGAGAGCTTCCCATGTCTTTCCCATAGGTGGATTCCCAACAtgagatgatgaaagagaacaTTGAAGATATGTTTCTCTGAAACATCGAGTGGAGAGATCCACCAGCTTTTCCCCGTTTGCTGCACGAGAAGCGAATATACTTACTGGAGAATAACAGCGCTTGCAGGCCTTATATGAAAGTgatatgacatacagccaagtatggtgacccacactcaaAATCGTACTCTGCAGtcttggtattgccggcccgagactcaaaacCACAACTTAAGGGTTAGGCGTTaaactctttaaccattaggccacgacttcccttcatAAGCTCTCAGGTAAGGGGTGGGGCCATACCTTGCATTGGCTGTGTGCTTCTGTCTGTCAAGCCAGACTTGAAGCaattggatgcttctgcagaAATCAGGTACAGATTCCCTTCCCATAAATGGATTTCTCCACTCGATGTTTCAGAGAAACGGGGTTTCAACAGTAACCTATTGTTTTCTCCCCCCAGATATGTCACACCGCACAGCACcatatccagtgtagacagcatcactgattataatgagttcaTTGTATTGTGATGCATTGCGCCGTACAGCTtgcgtctggtgtagacacaaTGTAATGTTATGTCAAGTTAATGTCACTTTCTGCTGCTGCATTTGAATTTTCATGCTACATTATTGAAATTAGCGTGGGCCACCTATTGAGAAACCCTGCactagacaatttttttttcaacaaattgACAACAGAAAAATGTGCTTAATGTTTAACTGTGAGTCTTTCTTCCTTTTGTTTGCAgagttcaaaatgtttttaggTATCCTTCTCAGCCTCTTACTGCATGTATGGTCCTGTGAGGCTACACAAAGTAAGTGTAATAGTTTGTTGATTGAAATGGATTTATCAGAAGACTTTGAAAATCCCATTATGTATATAACATCTGTTTTATATCTGTTATGTTCCTTTATGTTTCACATTGTAGCAAATCAAGAAAAAGGGACATTTTGTAATTTCTGTGGTTCCTGCAGCAACCCTGAGTCTGCAAAACTTCTGGACAGAATTACATTTGCTGCACAAAGCTGCAAAGAAATTCGTGACAAgtatcatgtttataatggtacaatatattttatttatttttactatcgTAAGAaacagctgcatttatttgactcaggagtgcttctgttcaatcaGATGGCCTGTACTATCTGATCTCATCAAGAGGGGTCCTTTACCAGACGTTCTGTGATATGACCACTGCGGGCGGTGGCTGGACCCTGGTGGGCAGTGTTCATGAAAAcaacatgtatggaaagtgcacTGTTGGTGATCGCTGGTCTAGCCAGCAGGGCAGCGACCCAAACCGACCTGATGGTGATGGGACATGGGCAAACAGAGTAACATTTGGAACTGCTGAGGCCGCTACAAGTGATGATTATAAGGTACTTTTTAATACACTTAAGGATTTACAGCCATGATTCAACATAAAGGACATTAAGACACTGAACCAACAATCAAATGATGTTTATCTAGAATCTAAAACAGAATCTGACACAGTCaggtaaataatatttaatcatattaaaaACTATTATAGATTTGATCATGTTGACACTGTTGGGAAAACAAAACTTCAACCTGTTTTAGGAAAAGCACAACTGAAGTTGTTTTATAAATGCAATGATACAGTGAATTTGTAGTTTATGAAGTACTAAACAAATAAatctgacttgacttgacagaatCCTGGATACTTTGACATTGAGGCACAGGATGTGTCTGTGTGGCATGTTCCTAATAATAGTGAGATGCAACACTGGACCACTGCCTCCATCCTGCGATACCACACTGAAAATCACTTCTTAACCTTACATGGAGGAAACCTTTTCAATTTATTTAAGGTCAGAAAAACTTCGACACCAGTTTTGTGTTTGAAACATTCACAGAAATATAAGCAAagctacaaataaaaataacactgaaCATTTATCTTAATTTTTCCAGAAATTCCCTGTGAGGTTTGGAATCGGGACTTGCAACACTGATAATGGGCCTGCTATTCCAATAGTGTATGATACTGGAAATGCGTTATCAACCAAATATCTCTATGGGCCAAATTCAAGAAGTATGGCAATAGTTCTTAAGCCAgtattttgtcaaatatttttaaaagaagtaaCTAAATTGATTGGCATTCATAAAATCTATGTATTATTCAGTTATATTATTGTACAAAGGACTTTTGAGATCTGAACACTTTAATGAAAGCCATAATGTGTTTGCATGGACATCTACCATGACAGACAATCATCACTGATATATTTTATGCCTTTTTATTTCAGGAATATTTGAGCCCGGATTCATCGCATTCAGGGTCTACAATAACGAAAAGGCTGCTATGGCTCTTTGTTCAGGCGTTAAACCTGTTGGCGGTTGTGACACTGAACATGTGAGTTAAAAATAATTTGGgttatttacaaaaacatttaataaagaaAATTCGTAACAGACAACAATTCATGTTTTAGTATAAAAATGAAGAGGAAATAAATTTTCAATACACTTACAACATAAATTAATATACAGCATCAGTGTTATTTGAAGAAATGCATGTTATGTTGCAAGTAATGTACTCATATTGTTGCAGTTTTGTATTGGTGGAGGTGGACACTTTCCTGAAGCGGCTCCTAGACAGTGTGGGGACTTTGCGAGCTTCGACTGGAGTGGTTATGGTACTAATGAAGGATGGAGTGCTTCCAAAGTAATAACTGAAGCAGCTGTGCTTCTCTTTTATCGCTGACACGCTGATCAGTCTAAAATCTTCTCTTTGACTAATGTCACACTGATTAACACTGGAATGCTACATGCACAATTATTTTCATAAATCTATATCATCACAATATATAACCTTTAAATCAGAATGCGTATGtgtcacaaataaaaaatatggaaaaggttatatacataaaaaaggcaATGGCAGACTTTCAAAATGCTCATGAGATTCTTCTTACTTTACCATCTTTGTTACCTATGCTAAACTGCTGTTATAAACTGAGGCATTCTTTTTGCCGGGAGGATTATCTGTGATTGGTATGAGGTCCTCCCGTGTGTCATTAAAGCATATTCAAAGGCATTGTCTGGAGTCTGTCTGGTTACTGCTGTGCAGCAGGTTAGTGGAAAACCACAGATCTTATTCCCAAGTAATACTGTTCAAAAGGATACAAAGATCAGGACCTCAAAAATTATGAGGTTACCAGAGGTTATCCAAAATGGACATGCAGTAACAACtgattggaccaaaaaacaatcTGGAGAAGAGACCAGAttataaatcaaaatataattagAGAAGCTTTAAGTAGAGGTGATGGGGAAATATACAAGCCCAGTGTGGACAGAACAATATACACATGCACTCTGCAAGCCCAATTTTAGAAGGACTTATAGCTGTAATACATGTCCCAAGAAAACCAAGTAACTATAAACCTCCTTGTTAAAGACAGAGAACAggaggaaataaaaaatatattattaaaaggcAAAAGAGAGGTATGAGGAAAGGCTAGGGCTACCATAATGTGTTCATCCTTCACAACTTACTGCACCTTGGAGTGAGAAGCTGGAACCTACAATTAAAGTATGCACAGTGAGAGAAGTGAATCATCAGAAAATGATCTCTGAGAAGTAAGATTACGAAATAAGAGAGCAGGAAAGCTAGACCTGAAATGATTGTTACATCAGATGCATAATGACTGGTCTGAAGTAAGCATAAAAGGAGTAAAGTGCTGAAACCCTACAGCTTGGGCATGACCTGAAACAGAGTTGAGAATTAAACTTATTTTGTCAGAGATGAATTAGGAAATTGGCTGACAGAGAAAAACTTTGGATGGAAGAATCCCGCAGAACAACAGAATATACAGAAAGTGCAGTAGAGTAAATAAAAGAATGGATGagtgaagctcatcaagagaatgccaagagtgtgcaaagcagtaatcaaagcaaaaggtggctactttgaagaacctagaatatgacatattttcagttgtttcacacttttttgttatgtatataattccatatataattccacatgtgttaattcatagttttgatgccttcagtgtgaatctacaattttcatagtcatgaaaataaagaaaactctttgaatgagaaggtgtgtccaaacttttggtctgtactgtatatatatatatatttttttttattagagacTAAGCTCAAAGAAAAATATTGTAAAGGCCCAACAAAGAaagatataaaaacaataataattcacCAGTATTCAGTAGAATTGTAAGAAAATGGCATCTGGTCTAAAAGATCTATGGTCAAAGATGACTAAAACAGTACATAAAACAGGACATGCCAGAGGAAGATGAAGGAAAGCTTAAAAGAATGATTGAGCTAAATAGCCAGAGAGGGGTCTTTAGAATAAGGACAAGATTAATAACAAAAAGCAGCACAAACTTTATAACAAAAATACAGCATTAAAAAATTTGCTTGTGCACAAAACAGTTAGTATTTAATTTCTATCATCCCTTGTCGTTTATAAACAAGACTCATTCTTTTTCCAAATtctttatttagatatttattttatattcttggacatgtatatttatacatatttatgatGAAGTATTGGAGAATAGGGATCCCTGACTACAATACATCTGCAAATGATACGGATGTTTCATAGCATTGTAAACACTGAACATCTTTTGATGTTAGGGAACATTTGAACAATATTCTTAATAACTGAAATGCATGAACCATTATCTGTCTGGCTGACATACTGTACAGTAAGCATACCCTTTCTCAAAATGTCTCACTAGAGATGCACTGCAATACCACAATCCTCATGAAAGCAAACAATTGAAATGTTTTGTTACAGGCCTGTATATTTACAAAATTCAAGTTTGTATCACTGTAGTATAAAAAGTGCATCACTATTTAAAAAGTCAAAAAGTAAATGCCCACCTCTATTGTTATGGGACTGAAGAATGAGCatatagaaaaaaactaaaaatatttatgtgtaattattaagaatattagaggagaatatatatatatttttaaatggtagtCCACAAGAGTTCATTTTCTATTCAATAAATTATGACCACTGCAAAAAAACAGAGCTACTTACTCCAGTGCATAATATTACATTACAATAATGACGGGCATTACATTAAAATGAGCTAActtttgcactttttttcctcAAAGATGTCCCTTATTTGGAGATGTCCAAGAAGAAGCACCGGAAAACATGGCTGTTTTATAGAGTTACAGCCCTTTGAGTTTTCCCTTGTCTATTTGCAGAGTCAAACATTGGATTTGACCAAGGATCAAATGCAAATGACTGCGCTTCCAAAGACCCTGTGGAGaaaaaagcttttcttttttaatgtatctTCTAAAAAGTTTCTGTCAGAAGGATGTCCTCATCATGTCATCTGAGGATTTTGATCTGAAATAAGAAGTGATTTGGAGACCCATCTGCAGGGCCGGCTCAGTAAGCAGTGCAGGCACATGGTGAGCACCATTGCAGTTTCTTTCATGGTTGAACAACAGGCCGTCCAGTGCACAGAGCAAATCCCTCTCCTTTTTTAATTGCCTAAAGTCctgtttttctctccctctctctccaatTTCTCTGTTTTGGGTGATGTCTAATGT includes these proteins:
- the LOC132097408 gene encoding intelectin-like; the protein is MFLGILLSLLLHVWSCEATQTNQEKGTFCNFCGSCSNPESAKLLDRITFAAQSCKEIRDKYHVYNDGLYYLISSRGVLYQTFCDMTTAGGGWTLVGSVHENNMYGKCTVGDRWSSQQGSDPNRPDGDGTWANRVTFGTAEAATSDDYKNPGYFDIEAQDVSVWHVPNNSEMQHWTTASILRYHTENHFLTLHGGNLFNLFKKFPVRFGIGTCNTDNGPAIPIVYDTGNALSTKYLYGPNSRRIFEPGFIAFRVYNNEKAAMALCSGVKPVGGCDTEHFCIGGGGHFPEAAPRQCGDFASFDWSGYGTNEGWSASKVITEAAVLLFYR